The DNA sequence TTAAATAATTTATCCAAACGTGTAATTTCACCTTGAAATATTTCAATTACatgattaaaatgaattactTAGTTAAAAGTcatcatccaaacacactttaAGAGTATTTTTAGTTGTAGATCCTAAATTGGGATCTTAAATTACTTTTTGGTGGATCTCACGACATCACGTAGGATTAAAGATTTGTTAAGATCTCTATCATTTTCTCCTTTAATAGTATGTCTCTTGAAGAAATCAAAAGTATGTCTCTTGAAGGTATGTCTCTTGAAGAAATCATTGTATGGCTTGAAACAGAGCTTGCGTCAGTTGAATTTCAATTACatgattaaaatgaattactTAGTTAAAAGTcatcatccaaacacactttaAGAGTATTTTTAGTGGTAGATCCTAAATTGGGATCTTAAATTACTTTTTGGTGGATCTCACGACATCACGTAGGATTAAAGATTTGTTAAGATCTCTATCATTTTCTCCTTTAATAGTATGTCTCTTGAAGAAATCAAAAGTATGTCTCTTGAAGGTATGTCTCTTGAAGAAATCATTGTATGGCTTGAAACAGAGCTTGCGTCAgttgaataaaatttttaatcattgtaTGGCCGACATGTATTTTCCTTTAAATAATTTATCCAAACGTGTAATTTCACCTTGAAATATTTCAATTACatgattaaaatgaattactTAGTTAAAAGTcatcatccaaacacactttaAGAGTATTTTTAGTGGTAGATCCTAAATTGGGATCTTAAATTACTTTTTGGTGGATCTCACGACATCACGTAGGATTAAAGATTTGTTAAGATCTCTATCATTTTCTCCTTTAATAGTATGTCTCTTGAAGAAATCAAAAGTATGTCTCTTGAAGAAATCATTGGATGGCTTGAAACAGAGCTTGCGTCAgttcaataaaatttttaatgactTTCTTATGAGGATAGGTTTTCTAAGGAGTAGTTATGATAGTTGTGTCTATATGTTGAGAAAAGAAGAACAATGTATCATTTTCTTGCTCCTGTATGTAGATTATATTCTTATAGATAGCTCAAACAAGGATGAGATTAGTATTCTCAAGAAGAGATTAAGTTCAGAATTTAAGATGAAGGACCTTGGAACTACAATGAGGATTCTTAAGATGGATATTGTTAGAGATTAAATGAAGGGAGAATTGTTCTTATCTCAACAAGGCTATTTGAAGAATATAGTGAAAAGGTTTAGGATGCATCAATATAAACCTGTAAGCACACATTTAGGACATCACACTAAGCTCTCAATTACTCAAGCTCCTAATACTGAAGAGGAAATGAGGAAGATGGATATTATTCCAAATGCTAGTGGAGTAGGAAGCATCATGTATTGCATGGTCTTTAGTAGGCTAGACTTGGCCCATGTTGTTAGCATTGTAAGCAGCTTTATGGAAGATTCAAGTCAAGCTCATTAGGAGGCTTTGAAGTGGGTATTGAGGTATGTGAATGGATCTCTGGAATCTGGTATGAAGTACAAGAAGGCAGCTCAAGATGGAGATGCTATTATGGGGTATGTTGATGCAGACTATGCAGGGAATGTGGATATTGGGAAACCCTTATTTGGATATGTATTTACACTATTTGGGACTACTATTTGCTGGAAAGAAAACTTACAGCCTATGGTAGCTCTATCTACAACTAAATCAAAGTATATTGCTCTTGTAAAAGGAGTGAAGGAAGCTCTATGGTTAAAAGGAATGATTGGTGAACTGGGAATTGTGCAAAACTGTGTGACAATTCACTATGACAGCCGAAGTTTTATACACCTTGCAAATCATCATATTTACCATGAGAGGATGAAGCATATTACTGTAAGGCTTCACTTCATAAGAGATGTGGTTGAATCTAAAGAAGTTAGGATTGTGAAGATTGCTTCTAAAGACAATGTCACTGATGTGTTCACAAAGTCTCTACCAAGGTCAAAGTTCAAGCATTGCTTGGACTTGATTAATTTCTCTAGAAGCATAGTTTCAGAAGCAAGAGAGCAACACTATGGTGGAAGGAATCGTTTGTCTAACATTTGGAGTCAGGGTGGAGAATTTTTGTATGTGACTCAAACTCTATTGTTTAGTCTTATGGACGTTTGGTTTGATGAGGATTGTTTGTTGTGATCAAACTGAGAACAATTTGATGCTCAGTCAGATAGAACAATATGTTTCATTAATCTGATACACATTAGACTGTTGAGTGTTTTTTGTTAGGTTTATGTTGTTGAGTCTTAGTGATTTGGAGTCTATAAATAAAGGTCACGGGATCTCTGTGTAAGGGTAACTAATTATAATCATTGTGAGAGGTGCTCAAATTGTTGTGAGAAACATACAAGAGGAAACAGTAGACACGTAAGGGAAGGGAGAGATGACAAAGTGTGAGACTTGGGTTTTTGTAGAGAGTTATTCTTGAACCAAAGGGGGCAGAACCAAGGGGGTTCTCTGTTGCATCTCATTGATTCTATTTCATAGTGGAGTTGCTCCTTCCCGTGAATGTAGGCCATATTGGTTGAACCATGTAATTGTGTTGTGTTCTCATTTTATGttcttgcttttgttttttgcGTTTTCTTCCTTGTTGCATGTTCCAGATTTATTGGTTTTGGTTTAGTTCTGTGCTCTGTTGgtagtttttgtttctttctactTATTGGTAATTAGAACCAACAAGAATGatgtaaaattatatgaatGAGCATGTCCAACAGTGAATAGTGAGACAAAAAAACATACCTAAATATGTAGACAGAAAGCAACATTTACATAAAGTGGTAAAATTGAAGTAGAAATTAAATGACACAATGCACCATAGGAACAAGGCAAATTTTATAGATTGAGAAGTGTATGCATATTCTAGGTCTTTCCTTGTGATAAGGGACATACACACACCTAGTTAAACTACACAGTAACAcaggataaaataaatatttatgggATTATAAACAACTGAGAAACATGATAGAAATAAATGGCATAGATTATTATAGAAGAATGCTTGTTGTACTGCttaagtttagcatatgaccaCATGTGAAGTGAGGGAAATGATTTAAAATAGGAATTATGTTTCAAAAAAGTTttcccaaaaaaatattaaaaaatgatcattttaaaataagtcaatAATGAAATGCCCTAAGAAAGAGCATAATACCTTAAGAGGCATAGGAAGGGGCAGATTGGCTCCCTGGCAAAGGCTGTTTGCCCATTGTCATAACACAATCATAAGCAATCATAAGCcaagggaaggaaaaaaaaatatataaaccaaacaataattataacaaattaaataccaaaaaaaattcaataataattcGTCCAACAACTAATACGGTGCTAcattaatattcaattttttcctGAGTTAGAAGTCACGAATGTCTCCTATAGACCTACTAAATTGAAGACTAATCCACTCGCAGTGCGTGATTACTGTTGGCACAATAGAAGAATCAAACATGGTTCATCCGTATAGATTATCTCCTACATGTGAACACAACAGAGCATTACACCATTAAGTCAATCCTCCAATGATTtacatttgaattaattaaaaggtttaatATCTTTATTAATCCTTgttacaaattttcattttagttttgaaaaaaaaattattaattttcacacttaaaattcaaaacttaaaatagTCTACCATACTATCTATTAATGATGTgataaatattcttattttagaataaacatatttaaatatagaaatcatttttaaaaaataataaatttatcaaaactagaacaaataaagaaaaattgaaggATTAAGACAAATAATTGATCATATTCtacatgtaataaaaatatatttaaaccttaattaacattcaattatattttacattattgaaAAAAGAATGGAATCACATGTGTTGTTTTGTTAACTACCTGAAAGAGCAAGGAAGCGAATCTCTGAAGGTCGTTGTCCAAAGGCAGCTTCATCGTGCCTAATGACACTCCGTCGTCGGTGAGGCCACCGTTCCCCGCCGAAGCTTTGGGTAACGGCGCAGCCGCCAGATGAATTGAATTGCGAAGTTTTGAAAAGGAGTGGCTGTTGTTGTAAATAGGAACGAGAGAATGAGGAGATAGCGGAACGTGGAAATTCGCTCCACTCACCCTCGGGTACACACTCTGTATTGTACTACTACTACTTGCCATCATCACCATGCCTcttcctcaaaaataaaaaataaaaaactctcgGAAAGGTGAAATGAGCAGGCTAGCTAGTTTTGTAAGAATACTATATTAATTAGAGCACCGATAAATCcctatcattattttaaatatttaatcaagACTTACTTCCTCCGCATCTAAacatattcaaaaaaaaaatttaacctaaataaaattaaatattaactaacttttatcatatttaataataatatttttattaattttctatttaataaaatctttttttttcatcattcaTCCCTATTCTATAACACtatataaagaatattttaaaaaaataaatcttaaatacgattttttaattaaatattattaatttgaaatttttaatttatgtatttgatagttaaatttatagtttttttttttttttatctctcccCTCCCAAACCTATCACATCATTATAAATACTCGATTCCATTCTCCGTTTACACACCCCAATACAACATTGACAGTATCAGAAACAAACCCACCCGGGACAACCTCCTCCTATCATTACACTACCGCCATGGTCGAACCAAAGTCCCGAACCGTGGGCAACACCGAGCGAAGCTGGTGCCAAGCCGTCCGCGGTGGCACCGGCATCGCCGTCCTCGCCCTCCTAACCTCAAAACCCCCCGATATCCCCAAGCTCCAAACCTCCCTCCGCACCCTCCAAACCTCCCACCCAATCCTCAGTTCCCGACTCCAAACCAACGCAACCACATTCTCCTTCCTCACCTCCCCAACCCCCTCCATCAAAATCTTAACACTCACGCTCCCTACTAACCTCACCGACCCCCTGACCCAGATCCTCGAACTCGAGCTCAACCGTAACTCGTGGCAAGATTCTACCACCGAAGAAAACGTGTTCTTCACCACCATCTACGCGGGCCCCACCACCAACACCTGGGTGGTGGCACTGAGGCTCCACGTCTCCGCCTGTGACCGCACCACCGCGCTGCTGCTGCTGAGGGAGTTACTCACTCTCACGGAAGAGAATAATAATACCGCCAGTGAACAAAATAATCTTGCTAACCAATGTcctaaggaaaaagaaatgagTTTGGCAATCGAAGATCTCGTGCCACGTGGCAAGGGCAAGAAGTCCATGTGGACGCGCGGGCTTGACATGCTCGCGTACTCGCTCAACTCCTTCAGGCTCACCAACTTGAAGTTCGTCGACGCAAAAAACCCCAGGTTTTCGCAAGTGGTTAGGTTGCAACTCAACCAAAACGACACCAAAGAAGTTCTAGCAGTAAGCTCTTTcgtagtaatattttttaatgttttcacTTTTCACACCTATATCAACCAAAACGACACCAAAGAAGTTCTAGCAGTAAGCTCTTtcgtaataattttttttaatgttttcacTTTTCACACCTATATCAGTATGCACCGGTGAGAGACGagtaaaaccaaaaaagagaagataatGAACGTAATAAATGTGATTGGTAGATAATTGATTGTTaatatgatgaaaaaaaaaataaaggaacatCGGTAAGTGTgcaaaaattagaatttatttattgCCTATAATTACTTTTCCAGGAGATAATTGTGCTGACTTTCTAACACGTTTTGGTTGGTTGAAATTTAACCTTATGTGAAAACTAATTAAGTTCTATGCTATGTGATATTATGTTTCTTACAATTAGGTATAAATAAagattctcatttatttttatatatgggATTAGAAGTAATACTTGTTTAACCTTAAATTTGTCATCACATCTTGGATTATGTTCTCCATGTGAGTTagaaggatatatatatatatatatatatatatatatatatatatatatatatatatatatatatatatatatatatatgtttcttttcctcttttttttaagtgataTATGTCTTCTTAACATATGGTCCTGTCATATTAGTGCTGTGTTAGAATGTTAGTGAAagatatttgaatttataattatcaaatcaattttatataatttctgtCAGTTCTGTGtcttaatgaaattaaaaaaaaaaaagaaatatttcacCATGAAACAAAGAAtgcaagaactaaaaaaataatttttcaagaaTTTCAAATCAGCAGTACTGGTCATGTTTTGATGGGGAAAAGGTGAATTTAACCAATTGTAGAAAACTATTTATGTGAGTGGGTGAAAAACTTGAAGTTGCAGTAAGTAACCGATGGATCATGTGAATATATTTCAGGGGTGCAAGTGGAGTGGGATTAAACTGTGTGGGGCACTTGTTGCTGCGGGATTAATGGCTGCCCATTGCTCAAAACGAAGCTCCAGGAATTATGGGGTTGTAACCCTAACTGATTGCCGATCCAGTCTTGAATCATCTCTCACTGACAATTTTGGTTAGTATGTGTACTTTAGTAGTTCAGATTTTTCAATAATGTTCTACTTTCCTTTTGTCAACTAAAAACTAACCAATTACTAGTAATTACTCCCATGAACATATGCTGAGTAgtaatttgtttcttatttatCGAGTTTGGACATTtttgtgaaaacaaaataacCTTGTCTCAtagtataaataaattgaaccattgaaaaaaaaatacaccatgCATGATAACATTTAGCCCAAATCTTGtatgtagtaaaaaaaattgaaagaacaaTTCACATAtttaagcaataataaataatagtagTTGTggtttagcaaaaaaaaaatatatcacaaaattaaaagtatCTCATCACATAGTATATGAGTAGATCACCTAATCATTAGCTTTTACAATCAAATTATTCATTAGCTGGTAAAGCATAATAACCCCCTAGAAATATGTTTCACGTGGCCGACAAACTAGCTAACGAAACTAGCTttcttatttcataaaataaaacgtATTGGCTTGGTCCCGTGCCAAGTTATGTCTCTCATTCATCATGATATTGGTCCTAGACGCCGAACTTGATtaagtgtaatttttaaaataattattttaaaaatttataaatttaaaatacattacaatttgtgatcaaatataaaaaactctttacaatgcatatattatttactgtataatattaaaaatacattccAAAACTAAAGAAGACCATGGAAACTTTTGTGtcctattttaattttcataaaaaatattttctttttgaaaggtACTTTTCCGACatcatgaatatatatatatataagaaaaaaaaaaacaaaaacaaagatcGATCTTCGCTAGAATTAATTGTGAAGTTGATATATCACATCCATTTATTTTTGATTCTTGTAAGAAGAACGTCTATATTTTAGTACAAGAATTGTCTGAGTAATTTAATATGTTTGTGATTGAAATTAGACGGTTGACAACgacaaaatttaattacattaacattggcattttttattatctttaattaaaatagaaacttCATCTAAACAATTCGTATTTTAAATACACCAACATTAAAATTTGACAGAAGTTACTCaaataaatttcttatttttatttaatattatataataaatagagTAATACTTGGCAGacattcaggaaaaaaaatacttgatagataaaattaaagatttgttCGATAAATACTtgtacttataatattacatttgatatattttctttataatgaAATGGTCCATTTCGTATTGTGAATGCTACATTAAAAACTGAGCACGGTGCTTTTATGTAATTGTGTAAGTACATACAAGTGTCACTATTTCATATACATACACTGTAATGGTAACATTGAAACGTATACGACAGGGCAAAGACAAAACTAGCACCGATGCTAAAGTTTCGCAGTTTcatattaattcaagaaaaaattgGTTTCACTGACAAAAATACCCTTACTCACGTTCAGGATTTTACCACTCTGCCATTCTGAATTCCCACGAGATGAAGGGAGGGGAAACCCTATGGGGCTTGGCAAAGAGAGCATATGAAGAATTTGCAAACTCAAAGAAATGCAACAAGCACTTCTCGGACATGGCTGACCTTAATTTTCTGATGTGCAAGGCCATAGAGAATCCAGGCTTGACACCATCGTCGTCGTTGAGAACGTCGATCATGTCGGTGTTCGAGGACACCGTAATCGACAACGGTGGCAAGAATCAAAGGGAGGTTGGTGTGGAGGACTACATGGGATGCGCCTCCGTGCATGGGGTGGGATCCTCTATCGCCATTTTTGACACCATAAGGGATGGAAGCTTGGATTGTGTGTGCGTCTATCCAACACCTTTGCATTCGCGGGAGCAGATGTTAGAACTTGTTGGGAAGATGAAGGTCATCCTCATGGAAGGTGCAAAGACATACAAGAAATGATTAAGTGAGCAACATATTAATGAAGCTCGGATAAATTTCtctataaacatttaaaaaaaaaataaatagataaagtgAATTAAACTTCTTCGATAGATTAAAATTAGCTCATATGAGATTCaattaactttttcaaaaagttaattgtgcataagttaattttaatctatgaaaaaaatttaattcattttatctttttttatcatttataaatactcagagaaatttatttaattaggattATAATCATTACAGCcttattattatataagaaGTGCTAATCA is a window from the Glycine max cultivar Williams 82 chromosome 2, Glycine_max_v4.0, whole genome shotgun sequence genome containing:
- the LOC100780740 gene encoding uncharacterized protein — its product is MVMMASSSSTIQSVYPRVSGANFHVPLSPHSLVPIYNNSHSFSKLRNSIHLAAAPLPKASAGNGGLTDDGVSLGTMKLPLDNDLQRFASLLFQEIIYTDEPCLILLLCQQ
- the LOC100781279 gene encoding uncharacterized protein, whose protein sequence is MVEPKSRTVGNTERSWCQAVRGGTGIAVLALLTSKPPDIPKLQTSLRTLQTSHPILSSRLQTNATTFSFLTSPTPSIKILTLTLPTNLTDPLTQILELELNRNSWQDSTTEENVFFTTIYAGPTTNTWVVALRLHVSACDRTTALLLLRELLTLTEENNNTASEQNNLANQCPKEKEMSLAIEDLVPRGKGKKSMWTRGLDMLAYSLNSFRLTNLKFVDAKNPRFSQVVRLQLNQNDTKEVLAGCKWSGIKLCGALVAAGLMAAHCSKRSSRNYGVVTLTDCRSSLESSLTDNFGFYHSAILNSHEMKGGETLWGLAKRAYEEFANSKKCNKHFSDMADLNFLMCKAIENPGLTPSSSLRTSIMSVFEDTVIDNGGKNQREVGVEDYMGCASVHGVGSSIAIFDTIRDGSLDCVCVYPTPLHSREQMLELVGKMKVILMEGAKTYKK